One Augochlora pura isolate Apur16 unplaced genomic scaffold, APUR_v2.2.1 APUR_unplaced_2268, whole genome shotgun sequence genomic window carries:
- the LOC144477606 gene encoding uncharacterized protein LOC144477606, with protein MTEMYLDARGYLCTEISRLEDEQSGSVKGNSDPSVEKTDGNQIIPIELPKQHLPKFGGNPREWLHFESLFNSAITENKALSDVQRLRYLNACLEGEAVAAIANLSIGPQNFQIAWKTLEERFGLPRIITAALLVQIICLKPIHKDDLASVQQVTIGVRQAMAALQRQGHNEEGKPIVHLIADRFDWELKSD; from the coding sequence ATGACGGAGATGTATTTGGATGCTAGAGGTTACCTCTGCACCGAAATCTCCAGGTTGGAAGATGAACAGTCTGGTTCCGTAAAAGGGAATTCAGATCCATCCGTGGAAAAAACGGACGGGAACCagattattccaatcgaattGCCTAAACAGCATTTGCCGAAATTCGGAGGGAACCCTCGAGAATGGTTACATTTCGAGAGTTTATTCAACTCCGCAATTACGGAAAACAAGGCCCTGTCGGACGTACAACGCCTCAGGTACCTTAATGCTTGTTTGGAAGGAGAAGCAGTGGCAGCGATTGCGAACTTGAGTATTGGGCCGCAAAATTTCCAGATTGCGTGGAAGACCCTGGAAGAACGCTTCGGGTTGCCACGCATCATAACCGCTGCACTGCTCGTGCAGATTATATGTCTAAAGCCGATCCACAAGGACGATCTAGCCAGCGTTCAGCAGGTCACGATCGGAGTGCGGCAAGCCATGGCTGCTCTACAACGGCAAGGACACAATGAGGAAGGAAAACCCATTGTCCATTTAATTGCGGACAGATTCGACTGGGAGTTAAAAAGTGACTAG